A single genomic interval of Acidovorax sp. 1608163 harbors:
- a CDS encoding GMP reductase: MEIFDYDNVLLLPRKCRVESRSECDASVELGGRRFRLPVVPANMKTVVDETICTWMAQNGYFYVMHRFDLDNLQFVKDMHAKGCYASISLGVKKPDYDTVDQLVAQGITPEYITIDIAHGHADSVKNMIGYLKEKLPKSFVIAGNVATPEAIIDLENWGADATKVGVGPGKVCITKLKTGFGTGGWQLSALKWCARVATKPIIADGGIRSHGDIAKSIRFGASMVMIGSLFAGHEESPGKTVEVDGALFKEYYGSASDFNKGEYKHVEGKRILEPVKGKLADTLIEMEQDVQSSISYSGGTKLMDVRKVNYVILGGDNAGEHLLM; this comes from the coding sequence ATGGAAATCTTCGACTACGACAACGTTTTGCTGCTGCCCCGCAAGTGCCGTGTGGAAAGCCGCTCGGAGTGCGACGCCAGCGTGGAGCTGGGCGGGCGCCGCTTTCGCCTGCCGGTCGTGCCTGCCAACATGAAGACGGTGGTGGACGAAACCATCTGCACCTGGATGGCGCAAAACGGCTACTTCTACGTGATGCACCGCTTTGACTTGGATAACCTGCAATTCGTCAAAGACATGCACGCCAAGGGCTGCTACGCGTCGATATCACTGGGCGTAAAAAAGCCCGACTACGACACGGTGGACCAGTTGGTGGCCCAAGGCATCACGCCCGAGTACATCACCATCGACATTGCCCACGGGCATGCCGACAGCGTGAAAAACATGATTGGCTATCTCAAGGAAAAGCTGCCCAAGTCCTTCGTGATCGCAGGCAATGTGGCGACCCCCGAGGCCATCATCGACCTGGAAAACTGGGGCGCGGACGCGACCAAGGTGGGCGTGGGCCCGGGCAAGGTGTGCATCACCAAGCTCAAGACGGGGTTTGGCACGGGTGGCTGGCAGCTCAGCGCGCTCAAGTGGTGCGCCCGCGTGGCCACCAAGCCCATCATTGCCGATGGCGGCATCCGCAGCCACGGCGACATTGCCAAGAGCATCCGCTTTGGCGCCAGCATGGTGATGATCGGCTCGCTGTTCGCAGGCCATGAAGAATCGCCCGGCAAGACGGTGGAGGTGGATGGCGCGCTGTTCAAGGAGTACTACGGCTCGGCCTCAGACTTCAACAAGGGCGAGTACAAGCACGTGGAGGGCAAGCGCATTCTGGAGCCCGTCAAGGGCAAGCTGGCCGATACGCTGATTGAGATGGAGCAGGATGTCCAAAGCTCCATCAGCTACTCGGGTGGCACCAAGCTCATGGACGTGCGCAAGGTGAACTACGTGATTCTGGGCGGAGACAACGCGGGCGAGCATTTGCTGATGTAG
- the panC gene encoding pantoate--beta-alanine ligase, with translation MLITHTIDELRQALAPHRRPAFVPTMGNLHEGHISLVRQAKPLGDVTVASIFVNRLQFLPHEDFDSYPRTWEADCAALQGAGCDVLFAPREADLYPQPQTFKVHPDAALADLLEGHFRPGFFTGVATVVMKLFACVLGQTGGVAVFGKKDYQQLMVIRQMVQQFALPITIVAGDTARAPDGLALSSRNGYLSLHERQEAVALAHALQQLSERWLAAHSATPLTAPAHALEQQAMDVLRARGWQPDYLTVRRRADLQPATAHDGAGTLVALGAARLGSTRLIDNLEF, from the coding sequence ATGCTCATCACCCACACCATCGACGAACTGCGCCAGGCCCTGGCCCCCCACCGCCGCCCCGCCTTTGTGCCCACCATGGGCAACCTGCACGAGGGGCACATCAGCCTGGTGCGCCAGGCCAAGCCCCTGGGCGACGTGACAGTGGCCAGCATCTTTGTGAACCGCCTGCAGTTCTTGCCGCACGAAGACTTTGACAGCTACCCCCGCACCTGGGAGGCCGACTGCGCCGCCCTGCAAGGCGCGGGCTGCGATGTGCTGTTTGCCCCGCGCGAGGCCGACCTGTACCCCCAGCCGCAAACCTTCAAGGTGCACCCCGACGCCGCACTGGCCGACCTGCTCGAAGGCCACTTTCGCCCCGGCTTTTTCACGGGCGTGGCCACCGTGGTGATGAAGCTGTTTGCCTGCGTGCTAGGCCAAACCGGCGGCGTGGCCGTGTTTGGCAAGAAGGACTACCAACAGCTCATGGTGATCCGCCAGATGGTGCAGCAGTTTGCGTTGCCCATCACCATCGTAGCGGGCGACACGGCCCGCGCGCCCGATGGCCTGGCCCTCAGTTCGCGCAACGGGTATCTGAGCCTGCACGAGCGGCAAGAAGCCGTGGCCCTAGCCCACGCCCTGCAGCAACTGAGCGAGCGCTGGCTGGCCGCCCACAGCGCCACGCCGCTCACCGCCCCAGCCCACGCGCTGGAGCAGCAGGCCATGGACGTGCTGCGTGCCCGTGGCTGGCAGCCCGACTACCTCACGGTGCGCCGCCGCGCCGACCTGCAACCCGCCACCGCCCACGACGGCGCAGGCACCCTGGTGGCCCTGGGCGCCGCGCGGCTGGGCAGCACGCGGTTGATTGACAACCTGGAGTTTTGA
- a CDS encoding UvrD-helicase domain-containing protein, producing the protein MFPQDMFSDAPDSGAPAAPAAAAGVSPLLHNLNPEQLAAVTLPAGHALILAGAGSGKTRVLTTRIAWLLQNGHATPGGILAVTFTNKAAKEMVARLSAMLPVNVRGMWIGTFHGLCNRLLRAHHKAAGLAQTFQILDTQDQLSAIKRLCKQHNVDDERFPPKQLAYFIANCKEEGLRPANVEAHDSDARKKVEIYQLYEEQCQREGVVDFGELMLRSYELLRDNDPIREHYQRRFQHILVDEFQDTNKLQYAWLKQLAGNEVGGRFEARGSVIAVGDDDQSIYAFRGARVGNMTDFVREFDVQRQIKLEQNYRSYSNILDSANALISHNSRRLGKNLRTTQGAGEPVRVYEASSDLAEAQWMVDEIKQLVRSDGFDRKEIAVLYRSNAQSRVIESALFNASVPYRVYGGLRFFERAEIKHALAYLRLLENPHDDTSFTRVVNFPPRGIGARSIEVLQDAARSAGCSLHDAVSAVPGKAGTNFKAFVAMVDVLREQTEGQNLRSIIEQVLETTGLVEHFRTEKEGADRIENLQELVNAAESFVTQEGFGRDAVALPLDEHGTPLTQSVVSQGINPNAPMLDEPLKPAVAGIVDADTGETLSPLAAFLTHAALEAGDNQAQAGQDAVQLMTVHASKGLEFDGVFIGGMEEGLFPHDNASSDRDGLEEERRLMYVAITRARKRLYLSHSQTRMLHGQTRYNVKSRFFDELPEECLKWITPKQQGFGAYAPNSGAGSAYGSSARGNFGFKSETFASPPVPPQKAAPSHGLRAGIAVFHTKFGEGKVLAIEGTGDDARAQVNFPRHGTKWLALSVAKLTVVD; encoded by the coding sequence ATGTTCCCACAAGATATGTTCTCGGACGCGCCCGATAGCGGCGCGCCCGCTGCCCCGGCCGCTGCGGCTGGCGTCTCGCCCCTGTTGCACAACCTCAACCCCGAACAGCTCGCTGCCGTCACGCTGCCCGCAGGCCACGCGCTGATCCTGGCGGGCGCGGGGTCTGGCAAGACGCGCGTGCTCACCACCCGCATCGCCTGGCTGCTGCAAAACGGGCACGCCACCCCTGGCGGCATCCTGGCCGTCACCTTCACCAACAAGGCGGCCAAGGAGATGGTGGCCCGCCTGTCGGCCATGCTGCCGGTCAACGTACGCGGCATGTGGATTGGCACCTTCCACGGCCTGTGCAACCGCCTCTTGCGCGCGCACCACAAGGCGGCCGGGCTGGCGCAGACCTTCCAGATCCTCGACACGCAAGACCAGCTCTCGGCCATCAAGCGCCTGTGCAAGCAGCACAACGTGGACGATGAGCGCTTCCCGCCCAAGCAGCTCGCGTACTTCATCGCCAACTGCAAGGAAGAAGGCCTGCGCCCCGCCAACGTAGAAGCCCACGACAGCGATGCGCGCAAGAAGGTCGAGATCTACCAGCTGTACGAAGAACAATGCCAGCGCGAAGGCGTGGTGGACTTTGGCGAGCTGATGCTGCGCAGCTACGAGCTGCTGCGCGACAACGACCCCATCCGCGAGCATTACCAGCGCCGGTTCCAGCACATCCTGGTGGACGAGTTTCAGGACACCAACAAGCTGCAGTACGCCTGGCTCAAGCAACTGGCGGGCAACGAAGTGGGCGGGCGCTTTGAAGCCCGTGGCAGTGTGATTGCGGTGGGCGACGACGACCAGAGCATCTACGCCTTCCGTGGTGCGCGCGTGGGCAACATGACCGACTTCGTGCGCGAGTTCGATGTGCAGCGCCAGATCAAGCTGGAGCAAAACTACCGCAGCTACAGCAACATTCTTGATTCGGCCAACGCCCTCATCAGCCACAACAGCCGCCGCCTGGGCAAGAACCTGCGCACCACGCAGGGCGCGGGCGAGCCCGTGCGCGTGTACGAGGCCAGCTCTGACCTGGCCGAGGCGCAGTGGATGGTTGATGAGATCAAGCAACTGGTGCGCAGCGACGGCTTTGATCGCAAGGAAATCGCCGTGCTCTACCGCAGCAATGCGCAAAGCCGGGTGATCGAATCTGCGCTGTTCAATGCCAGCGTGCCCTACCGCGTGTACGGCGGCCTGCGGTTTTTTGAGCGCGCTGAAATCAAGCACGCACTGGCCTACCTGCGCCTTTTGGAGAACCCGCACGACGACACCAGCTTCACGCGCGTCGTCAACTTTCCGCCGCGCGGCATCGGTGCGCGCAGCATCGAGGTGCTGCAAGACGCTGCCCGCAGCGCAGGCTGCTCGCTGCACGACGCCGTGAGCGCCGTGCCCGGCAAGGCCGGAACCAACTTCAAGGCTTTCGTCGCCATGGTGGATGTGCTGCGTGAGCAGACCGAAGGGCAGAACCTGCGCAGCATCATCGAACAGGTGCTCGAAACCACCGGCTTGGTAGAGCACTTTCGCACCGAAAAAGAAGGCGCCGACCGCATCGAGAACTTGCAGGAACTCGTTAACGCCGCCGAGAGCTTTGTCACCCAGGAAGGCTTTGGCCGCGACGCGGTGGCGCTGCCGCTGGACGAGCATGGCACACCGCTCACCCAAAGTGTGGTCAGCCAAGGGATCAACCCCAACGCCCCCATGCTCGACGAGCCTTTGAAGCCCGCCGTAGCGGGCATCGTCGACGCCGACACGGGCGAAACCCTCTCGCCCCTGGCCGCCTTCCTCACCCACGCTGCGCTTGAGGCTGGCGACAACCAGGCCCAGGCCGGGCAAGACGCCGTGCAGCTCATGACCGTGCACGCCAGCAAGGGCCTAGAGTTCGACGGCGTGTTCATCGGCGGCATGGAAGAGGGCCTGTTCCCGCACGACAACGCCTCCAGCGACCGCGATGGCCTGGAGGAAGAGCGCCGCCTGATGTACGTGGCCATCACCCGTGCGCGCAAGCGCCTGTACCTCAGCCACTCGCAAACGCGCATGCTGCACGGCCAGACGCGCTACAACGTCAAGAGCCGCTTCTTTGACGAACTGCCCGAAGAGTGCCTCAAGTGGATCACGCCCAAGCAGCAAGGTTTTGGTGCCTATGCTCCTAATTCGGGAGCTGGTAGCGCTTATGGATCAAGCGCCAGAGGCAATTTTGGCTTCAAGTCTGAAACCTTTGCCAGCCCCCCGGTGCCCCCGCAAAAGGCCGCCCCCTCGCACGGCCTGCGCGCAGGCATTGCCGTGTTTCACACCAAGTTTGGCGAAGGCAAGGTGCTGGCCATTGAAGGCACGGGCGACGACGCGCGTGCCCAGGTCAACTTCCCGCGCCACGGCACCAAGTGGCTGGCGCTGAGCGTGGCGAAGTTGACGGTGGTGGACTGA
- a CDS encoding diguanylate cyclase domain-containing protein, whose product MTILQNTDLRILVVDDQDSVRQHLCLELLRMGAEQVIEAASADEALAAFGQHRPDLVLLDIMMPGHNGYWIAERIRDLDDGRWTPIIFLTGMDRDEDLWEGIRAGGDDYLVKPVRSTVLAAKIRAMQRLLTMQRRLVTVTEELYEANRQLNSLIERDALTGLVNRRGFDRVLHEQIRMARREGKPLTLMMCDIDFFKQYNDALGHPEGDICLKTVARLLASICQRPGDVACRVGGEEFGLILPNTPRSGAMMFARALTEVLAGRKLVHPASSVSEFVTVSGGISTCVPDEATTYLGVITRADEALYAAKALGRNHFFSYELQVTAKEHLAQR is encoded by the coding sequence ATGACAATTCTTCAAAACACCGACTTGCGGATTTTGGTGGTGGATGACCAGGACTCGGTGCGCCAGCACCTGTGCCTGGAGCTGCTGCGCATGGGGGCCGAGCAGGTGATCGAGGCCGCTTCGGCCGATGAGGCGCTGGCGGCCTTTGGGCAGCACCGGCCCGACCTGGTGCTGTTGGACATCATGATGCCCGGCCACAATGGCTACTGGATTGCAGAGCGCATCCGCGACCTGGACGATGGCCGCTGGACGCCCATCATCTTCCTGACCGGGATGGACCGCGACGAAGACCTTTGGGAGGGCATTCGGGCTGGGGGTGATGACTACCTGGTCAAGCCCGTGCGCTCCACGGTGCTGGCCGCCAAGATCCGCGCCATGCAGCGCCTGTTGACCATGCAGCGGCGTCTGGTGACGGTGACGGAGGAGTTGTACGAAGCCAATCGCCAACTCAATTCGCTCATCGAGCGCGATGCACTGACCGGACTGGTGAACCGCCGCGGTTTTGACCGGGTGCTGCACGAGCAGATCCGCATGGCCCGGCGCGAGGGCAAGCCCCTTACTCTGATGATGTGCGACATCGACTTTTTCAAGCAGTACAACGATGCGCTCGGGCACCCCGAAGGGGACATTTGTCTGAAGACCGTGGCGCGCCTGCTGGCCAGCATTTGCCAGCGCCCGGGAGACGTGGCCTGCCGCGTGGGCGGCGAAGAGTTTGGCTTGATCTTGCCCAACACCCCGCGCTCTGGCGCCATGATGTTTGCGCGGGCGCTGACGGAGGTGCTGGCGGGGCGCAAGCTGGTGCACCCAGCGTCGTCAGTGTCCGAGTTCGTCACGGTGTCTGGGGGCATCTCCACCTGTGTGCCCGACGAGGCCACCACGTACCTGGGGGTGATCACCCGGGCAGACGAAGCGCTGTACGCCGCCAAGGCGCTGGGGCGCAACCACTTCTTCAGCTACGAATTGCAGGTGACGGCCAAGGAGCACCTGGCGCAGCGCTGA
- the panB gene encoding 3-methyl-2-oxobutanoate hydroxymethyltransferase, producing MNQPSTTPYGTLPPASPLPQRRPVSLPRLAQMREAGEKITMLTAYDATFAAVADAAGVDCILVGDSLGMVCQGLPSTVGVALDTMAYHTASVARGLQRVQGTAWLVADLPYGTYAESREQALRSACTLMQAGAHMVKLEGGGWTAPTVEFLVQRGVPVCAHLGLTPQTVHALGGYRVQGKTDEAARTLRKDAHDLQDAGATMLVLEMVPTALAAELTVELPHCHTIGIGAGNGTAGQVLVLHDMLGMNLGKMPKFVHNFMQDAGSVRGAMEAYVQAVKQGRFPDNALHAW from the coding sequence ATGAACCAACCCAGCACCACCCCCTACGGCACCCTGCCGCCCGCATCGCCCCTGCCCCAGCGCCGCCCCGTGAGCCTGCCGCGCCTGGCGCAAATGCGCGAGGCTGGTGAAAAAATCACCATGCTCACCGCCTACGACGCCACCTTTGCCGCCGTGGCCGATGCGGCGGGCGTGGACTGCATCCTGGTGGGCGATTCGCTCGGCATGGTGTGCCAGGGCCTGCCCAGCACCGTGGGCGTGGCGCTCGACACCATGGCCTACCACACGGCCAGCGTGGCGCGCGGCCTGCAGCGCGTGCAGGGCACCGCCTGGCTGGTGGCCGACCTGCCCTACGGCACCTATGCCGAAAGCCGCGAACAGGCCCTGCGCAGCGCCTGCACGCTGATGCAGGCGGGCGCGCACATGGTCAAGCTCGAAGGCGGCGGGTGGACCGCACCGACGGTGGAATTTCTGGTGCAGCGCGGCGTGCCCGTGTGCGCCCACCTGGGCCTGACGCCCCAGACCGTACACGCCCTGGGCGGCTACCGCGTGCAAGGCAAAACCGACGAGGCCGCCCGCACCCTGCGCAAAGACGCCCACGATTTGCAAGACGCCGGAGCCACCATGCTGGTGCTGGAGATGGTGCCCACGGCCCTGGCCGCCGAGCTGACGGTCGAGCTGCCCCACTGCCACACCATCGGCATTGGCGCGGGCAACGGCACCGCTGGCCAGGTGCTGGTGTTGCACGACATGCTGGGCATGAACCTGGGCAAGATGCCCAAATTCGTCCATAACTTCATGCAGGACGCGGGCAGCGTGCGCGGTGCCATGGAGGCCTACGTGCAGGCCGTCAAGCAAGGCCGCTTCCCCGACAACGCACTGCACGCCTGGTAA
- a CDS encoding alpha/beta hydrolase gives MSLPLHDPAWLERMYNNRALVPDHMDYLQRWAQDSAQVRANMPCVLDVAYGAEPGETLDVFPPLRPSPAGAPVLVFIHGGYWRSLDKSEHSFIAPPFTQAGCCVVVVNYALCPGTPEFPITVPHIGRQIEAALAWVWRNIAQHGGDPQRITVAGHSAGGQLAALLLTSVWPLIGNGLPDSLVRKVLSISGVHDLEPVMYAPFLQQTLRLTEQHVLLASPARLQAPAQGLLYSVAGGDESEEFARQARLIQDAWGTHIVPRCQILPGLHHFSIVDALAKPGHDLHHMALNLLRA, from the coding sequence ATGTCTCTCCCGCTGCACGACCCCGCCTGGCTAGAGCGCATGTACAACAACCGCGCTTTGGTGCCTGACCACATGGATTACCTGCAGCGCTGGGCGCAGGATTCTGCCCAAGTGCGTGCCAACATGCCCTGTGTGCTGGACGTGGCCTATGGCGCAGAGCCTGGCGAGACGCTGGATGTGTTCCCGCCGCTGCGGCCCAGCCCCGCGGGGGCGCCCGTGCTGGTGTTCATCCATGGTGGCTACTGGCGCTCGCTCGACAAGTCTGAGCATTCCTTCATTGCGCCGCCGTTCACCCAGGCGGGCTGCTGTGTGGTGGTGGTCAATTACGCCTTGTGCCCTGGCACGCCAGAGTTTCCCATCACCGTTCCCCACATCGGCAGACAGATCGAGGCAGCCCTGGCCTGGGTGTGGCGCAATATCGCCCAGCATGGCGGTGATCCGCAGCGGATCACCGTGGCGGGGCACTCCGCAGGTGGGCAACTGGCGGCCCTGTTGCTCACCAGTGTGTGGCCACTCATTGGCAATGGCTTGCCAGATAGCCTGGTGCGCAAGGTGCTGTCCATCTCGGGGGTGCACGATCTGGAGCCCGTGATGTACGCCCCGTTTCTGCAGCAAACCTTGCGCTTGACCGAGCAGCATGTGCTGCTGGCAAGCCCGGCGCGGCTGCAAGCCCCGGCGCAGGGCTTGCTTTACAGCGTGGCGGGTGGTGACGAGAGCGAAGAGTTTGCCCGCCAAGCCCGCTTGATCCAGGATGCCTGGGGCACGCACATCGTGCCGCGTTGCCAGATCCTGCCGGGGCTGCACCACTTCAGCATTGTGGACGCGCTGGCCAAGCCGGGGCATGACCTGCACCACATGGCGCTGAACCTGCTGCGCGCGTGA